Within the Setaria viridis chromosome 3, Setaria_viridis_v4.0, whole genome shotgun sequence genome, the region AGTCAGCTCCTCGGACAAGTCTATCCATCGACGATCTTCGCAAAAAGAAGTCGTCAGTAACTTGGGAAGTTATCTATACTACCCGAGATCTTATCTAGACGTGTCTATGTATCGATCATGAAATGCCCGATTTTGCTACCTCAAGGTTAGCAACTCTGATTTATAACAACCGCACCCTTTGTCCCATAGCAATTTTTAAGGAAACTGTCACATATAATTTCATTAGTTGTAAGCACAAAGAGAACAGAAAATACACTGAGCTGCATCCCATTTATTATATTAGCATTATTTTTGTGGTCATTTTTTCATTGGTGTGGACTCCTTTACCAGCTTTCATTCCATCTACTGTGTTATTTAAAAACAATCAAGCTATCAATGTCCAAACGAAATCAAGATAATTTCATAATAATCGGTTTGGAATGTGTTAATTTGTGTGCGTCAATTGCAATGTAGGGCAGTAATAGTAAAATGTAAAATGTAGGGCGCCAATTCCTCTGAGGTGACTGATACCGATCcagaacatgatttttttttatttggatctGCTCTAAGATCGAAGCGTTTCAAGGGTGAGTTTCACCAACTACTTGGCACAGAGGAAAGGCCATTGTAGTGGCAGATGCGGAGACAACACGAGGACACAACTACCTACAGGAGTCCAAACACCAGCTGGGTGATGTTGAGATGGGGGCATAAGGATGAGAGAGGGCAAAGATGAGGGCGTGCAAGCATCGATTATTTTATCGAAGAATATATGCATAAATAACGCACAAAATATGTATACCCCATTTATTCGGACCATTTCCACACACATACATATGCTACAAGCATATTACGGGACATACAGTATAGTACGAGATTCACCGATCTTAAATCTCACAACTTTATTGAGCCTGCCTATAGTAGTATAGTAGAAGCAGCAGCCAACGGCCTCCATCTCGCGATGACTCCACGTTTTACAGCAGAGGCACCTCAGTTTATCCTGTACAAAATTTGGGACATTAGGCCTGCTAGTGGGGCGGGTTAAAATAGGTTTTATGGGGCGGGTTGTGACACGGGGTGTGTTTGAATGGGTTAAAATGGGTTTTAGTATCTAATGGGTTGGGGCGGGTTGGGTATATCAGAAATGCGGGTGGGGACGGGTTGAAAGtgattttttgtttgaatttgtatGGATTTAACTCATAGGTTTAACTTTCACGttccgactcttgacgcggggCCATGATATAAGTTcagccgcactactttgcacaaagtagcggactgtcaaactaattcatttgcaacaaatttcgatcaatttttccaaaattttaaggtgtgaacgcgaggttttaattttagggtccgactcttgacgtggggcccacatataagtccagccgcactgctttgcacaaagtagcggattgtcaaactaattcatcttcaacaaatttcggtcaatttttccaaaattttaaagtgtgaacatGAGGTTTCTATAAATTTATAGGTTCATGTACAAAATCCACGGGTTATATCAATTTGTGGggcgggttgggttgggtttacACAATAGAATTATGGAGCGGGGTGGGGTGGGTGAATGAGTTAATTTATTGCGGGTTGGGGTGGGTTTGGGGCGGGTTTCAACCCATTAGCAGGCCTATTCACACCTTAAcattttggagaaattgaccaaaatttgttgcaaatgaattagtttgacagtccgctactttgtgcaaagtagtgcggctggacttatatcATGGCCCCACGTCAAGAGCCGAAACGTGAAagttaggccctgtttggcatggctccaactccgggtggagctgctccactcctgaactccacatggagccagcttcgctccaaaactccagaacaaaaatggggtgtttggctagatgggtgctctcagctccaaaaaagatcgatttcagtgtggattgccattgttgccccctaaTTAAAGGCCCCACTtatcatcctctctatcccatcttcttcttcccctttttccactgcactgtgctgcacacgggagaccctccacgggcggcgacgggcgacgggtgcggcgacgggaggcggcgacgggcggcggcgggcggcgacgggcgacgggtgcggcgacgggaggcggcgggcggcgacgggctgcgggctgggcggcggggtgggcggcgacgggggcgatgccgggcggcgacgggcgacgacgggcggcggcgacgggcggtgggcggcgacgggcgacgacgtgcgacgacaggcggcgggcggtgacgggcggcgggcgacgacgtGCGACGAcaggcgacgggcgcggcggcgggcggcgacgggcgacgacaagcggcgggcggcgacgggtagcgggtggcgggtggcgacgggcgacgggggcggcgacgggccgcggcgggcggcgacgggcgcggcggcgggccgcggcgggcggcgacgggcgcggcggcgggcggcgaggccggccggccacggggacggcgacgggcggggctctggcggcgagtggggctcgagagaatagaagggagaatagaatgaaacgtttttttgtgtaaccaatggcattggtgggtaattacccaccaacttcacgaggaggttcaaaagagagatttctggagcagcaaaagaggtgctccaaaactccacctccatttgcactacagctccatggagttggcaactccatggagttttggagttggggtgtttggctgaattttttgatggagttgctggagtttaggagtggagccgtgccaaataGGGCCTTAAACCTATGAGTTAAATCTatacaaattcaaacaaaaaatcaCTTTCAACCCGCCCCAACCCGCATTTCTGATATACCCAACCCGCCCCAACCCATTAGATACTAAAACCCATTTTAACCCATTCAAACACACCCCATGTCACAACCCGTCCCATAAAACCTATTTTAACCCGCCCCACTAGCAGGCCTAGGTGTGAACGCGAGATTTTAATTTTgaggtccgactcttgacgcggggcccacatataagtccagccgcactactttgcacagagtagcggactgtcaaactaattcatttgcaacaaatttcggtcaatttctccaaaattttaaggtgtgaacgtgaggttttaattttagtgtccgactcttgacgcgggaCCCACATATAAGTTcagccgcactactttgcacaaagtagcggactgtcaaactatttcatttgcaacaaatttcgatcaatttctccaaaattttaaggtgtgaacgcgaggttttaattttagggtccgactcttgacgcggggtccacatataagtccagccgcactgctttgcacaaagtagcggattgtcaaactaattcatcttcaacaaatttcggtcaatttttccaaaattttaaagtgtgaacatGAGGTTTGTATAAATTTATAGGTTCATGTACAAAATCCACGGGTTATATCAATTTGTGGggcgggttgggttgggtttacACAATAGAATTATGGAGCGGGGTGGGGTGGGTGAATGAGTTAATTTATTGCGGGTTGGGGTGGGTTTGGGGTGGGTTTCAACCCATTAGCAGGCCTATGGGACATGTCTTGTGTTAAAACTCATGCCATCTctgaatataaaaaaaaaggggCATGATAATGAACAAGTTTTGACGTACGAGTTGCAGTTCATGTTGGGGCTGAGCTTGTACGGCAGCGGCACGCCGCACCTGCCGGGCAGCCCCGCGGCGCGGCTGATGTacggcccgccggccgcccccgccgccacgtTCTTGAGGCAGGTGCAGATGGCGCGGCGGTCGGGCGTGGTGCGCGCCCCGGACACGAGGCGCTGGATCCCCGAGCAGCACGCCCGGGGCACCGTCCCGCCCGACTGCACGTACCCGAGGCACGGCATCAGCGTGTTGTACACCGTGGAGCACGACAGCGCGGCGCCCGCGGGGCGCGgcgccgccagcagcagcgccagcgccgc harbors:
- the LOC117847314 gene encoding non-specific lipid-transfer protein 1 isoform X3, with translation MAAAAAASSRRALAPAPLLVVAVAAALALLLAAPRPAGAALSCSTVYNTLMPCLGYVQSGGTVPRACCSGIQRLVSGARTTPDRRAICTCLKNVAAGAAGGPYISRAAGLPGRCGVPLPYKLSPNMNCNSIN
- the LOC117847314 gene encoding non-specific lipid-transfer protein 1 isoform X2 is translated as MAAAAAASSRRALAPAPLLVVAVAAALALLLAAPRPAGAALSCSTVYNTLMPCLGYVQSGGTVPRACCSGIQRLVSGARTTPDRRAICTCLKNVAAGAAGGPYISRAAGLPGRCGVPLPYKLSPNMNCNSKLLQGQKASNPPAENGSESETKW
- the LOC117847314 gene encoding non-specific lipid-transfer protein 1 isoform X1 — encoded protein: MAAAAAASSRRALAPAPLLVVAVAAALALLLAAPRPAGAALSCSTVYNTLMPCLGYVQSGGTVPRACCSGIQRLVSGARTTPDRRAICTCLKNVAAGAAGGPYISRAAGLPGRCGVPLPYKLSPNMNCNSEVAKSLQEGGRLEIITPATNLSGNNKESLCYSL